The window ACAACTTGGATAATTTGGTGCCAATTTATCGCATTCGGCGGGAGATTGGCGACAGAGTTAGTCGTTCTCAATTTAATGACTGGATGTTGGAAATGCAGGCAAATGACATTTTGCAACTTCAGGGGGGTAGCGTCGAAGATAGCGCCCCAGACAAAATCGAGGATTCAATCAGAAACTCGCTGGGAAATTTACGCTGTTACGCTAAACGGATGACTTCCTAAACTTGATTGAACAATTCATGCAAAACCCTTTTGTTTTTTATAGTTTATCTCTCACAGAACAATGATTAATACTTCTACATCATCAATTGAAGACCTAATTAGAGATTACAACCTATTCGACGGGCATCAAGTCGTTAAACAATCTCAGGTATGGGGCAAAGATTTCCCTGATGTTCCTTCAATAAACGCTCACGCATCAGATGCCGTTTTTCAAGCACTTAAACAAGTTCGTAATGGGCAATGTCAAGTCAGAGGTATAACCATAACAGCAGACAAAGGGTTAGGTAAAAGCCATATTATTAGCCGAATTCGTCATCGTTTTAACTTTGAAGACAATGCACTATTTATATACATGGCTGAATACAGGGATTTGAATTGTATTAAATTAGAATTTCTACAGACGTTGGCATCTAGCCTTAAACAGGAGGGTAGCCAAAATACAATGCAGTGGCAAGAAGTAGCAGCAGCTTTACTCAGTCGCGCATATAGTAAAAGCTATGCTCCCAAAGAATTAATCAATAAATTTCCTGAGCTAATAGAAAAGGCTCCCAACTTACTCGACAATTTAACAACTAAGGTTTTTCAATATAAGCCTGATATTGATCCTTATCTCATTCGAGCTATTTTATGGACACTTTCTCAAAGTCATGCACCTTTTGCTATTAAATGGCTTTCTGGAGAAGAGTTGGCACAGTCACAAGCAAATGCTATGGGTTTACCATCGATGGCATTAGATACTTCTAAAAGTCTATGCCAAATCCTTGATGTAATTAGTGATTACAAAACACCATTAATTTGCTTTGACGAACTAGATGGCGTAGGTATTGACAATTCTGGCTTTACAAGAGCGCAAGTTGTTGCCAGCTTAGTAAAAGATTTGTACAACCAAATAAGATGTGGTGTTTTATTGACCACAATGTACCCTGAAACCTGGAAATTTCAAGTTGAACCTATGCCGGGAGCAGATGCTCTCATGGATCGAATAGCAGAATTTAACAAGGGTAAACCTATTGGGTTAAACAATCTCAACTCCGATCAAGTTATTGCTTTAGTGTCTCATCGATTGAAAGAGTTTCAAGATCGGGTTGGAGTTGAACTTCCTCATCCACTTTACCCATTTGATGAAGATGAATTGAGAATAAAGGCTAGAGAAGGGTTAACCGTTAGAGAAGTTTTAAACTGGTGTGCCGCAAAAATCAAAAAAGGAGGTAAAGATAATCGAGTAGAGATTGCTTTTAATGAAGAAATTGCAGGAATTCCAGAGGATATTCTGGAAAAACAAGACAAAATCGCTCAAGCTCTGATTTTTGGATTCAAGACAATAATTGGTCAAACTGTAGAACGGGTAAAAGTCGATCAAATTCAGGCTCCTGTTCCAAATACAAATAAAATTCACTTCAAGATTATCGGTCAAGAAGATGACAAGGCTGTAAAAATTGGAGTAGCAGTTATTCAGGCATCTGGTGGTGTAGGCATACAAGCTGCCATAGGAGCACTTACAAAATATCAACAATACGATCTAACTCGTGGCTGTTTTGTTCGTTCAAAAATAATACCTCCTGGTGCTGTACACGCTGAGAACTTTCGGAAACAACTTGTGGAACAACAAGGTGGAGAATGGGTGAACTTGAAGGAAGAGGAGATTAAACCTTTAATAGCAATCTGCTCTGTGTATGAAAATCGTGAAGCTCTGAGTTTAAGCGAAAAACAAATTTTCAACTTTATCGCTGAAAAAGGAGTAGAAAAATTACTGGGAGCTAACAGTCCTTTAATTAAAGAAATTCTCAGCGATCCATCCGGTCAAATTCCTCAAGGTTTAATTGATGAAGATGCTGAATTTGCTAAAGTGGCTGCCATATCAAAAAAAGCACCTGAAAAAGTACCTGATTTATTTGATGATTCCGGTTTAGATGCTCTACTAAATAAAATTGCCAAGGGGTAATCTAATCCTTTACAAGATACCACACTCACAAGTCGTTACTTACGCACTCAATTTCAATCATAAATTGCCCAAATAAACTGTCTGTAATACTCAATGCTGCAAATCAAACTTGACACTGCTATTAAATTACCTGTCCCGGACGTTGAAGCATTAATTCAAGGGCGAATGATTACCGCTATGCCTAAAATGTTCATAACTCCGGGACGGGTATTTGCTCTTTGTCCAACAGATGTTTCTACTAATTTATTACCTCCTGAGCAATACTATCGCTCAAACTTTTTGCCCATTGCTCAAACTGCCATTACACAACTAAATTCGGAAAAAGTTACAATAAAAGCTTGGGCTAGGTGTGAATTATGCCAGATGTTAGATAATTCTAACTCGTTAGAAATTTTCTCTCAGCTAACAATCTGGAAAAAGGAAGCATTACAGCAGATACTCTCACAGAAGCCCTATATTTTCCTAACGCACTTACGGGTTTATCTATCACCTGAACCATTGGAAATATCTGCAAATACTCAAGAACAATTTACAGTTTTACCTCGTTCTTGGAGTGTTACAGATGCTTCGCCTGTGATGAGCGAAACTGCTTTCTCGAAACGTCGCCATCAGCTAGAAAATCAAATTCCGCCATTACATCCAGAATTGGAGGAATTGCAAAGTCAAGTTGCTCAAATAGCTATTACTAACCCAGATGCAGAAAAATTAGAGCAGCACATAAAGGCATTTCTGGGATGGAAAATTAACCCCAATATTAATTCGTTAAAAATAGAACTTGCTTGGATTAAAACAATCAATGATTTAGGAAATGCGACGACTGGTGGCAATTATCAAAAAGGTACAGCTTTTGAACAGATTGTCCATAAAAGCTTAAGTTTTTTGGGTTTTGAAATAGATCCAAATGCTAAAGGTGGCGCTGGTGGTATGGACTTATTTTGTTTAAAACCCTATCCGCTAGTAGGAGAGTGTAAGGCAGGTCAAGGTATGCCTGATGCTACATCTGAAGAATTGATCAGAATTGGTCGTAGACATTTAGGTAAAGAAACTTTTGAAGAAGCTGTCAAATTAATAATCGGGCCTGGACAGCCAAAAAAGCAAATATTAGCAACTGCAAAGGAGTTTAAGATTAGTATCATGAGTCCAATGACTTTACAGGAATTAGTCGAATTACAAGCAAAATATCCAGGTTCAGTTAATTTAATTGAACTTAAGCCATATTTAGAAGCAGGTCAAATTGATTATAAGATGAAGGAATATATTGATAAAGTTAATAAAGAGATAAAATTACGATCGCACCTAGTAACCCTAATCAAAAACTACCTTGAAAACACACGAATGGATAGTGCTGGAGTTGAAGCTTTACACGGTGCTTACTTTGGTTCAAATCCACCACAGCCATTAACAACAAGTGAAATGCGCGAAATTTTAATCGAACTTTCTTCACCTTTAACGGGATATTTGGGGCGAAAAAAAGGGAGTGATGGGAGCGATCGCTTCTACTACCTCCGCGATTTACCAGTAAAATAAAAAACCAGATAATATGCCAAACCTAATCGTTATAGCAGGGCCAAATGGTGCGGGAAAATCCACAGTTGCCCCGGCATTATTACAAGGAACACTCCGAGTAAATGAATTTGTAAATGCGGATGCGATCGCACAAGGATTATCAGCATTTGCACCAGAAAGAGTAGCCTTTCAAGCCGGAAGAATAATGCTAGAACGATTAGAACAACTAGCAAATCAACAGGTAAATTTTGCCTTTGAAACTACTTTAGCTAGTCGAACCTTTGCTCCTTGGATTGCTAATTTACAACAAACAGGTTATCTATTTAATCTAATTTTTCTGTGGTTGCCTAGTGCAGAAATGGCGATCGCCCGTGTCCAACAAAGAGTTACCCAAGGCGGTCATAATGTCCCAAAAGAAACTATCCAAAGGCGTTATGAAGCAGGGATAAGAAACTTTTTTGAATTGTATCGACCTCTAGCAGACTCTTGGTTTTTCTACGATAACCCTAATACAGCAAATCCCCGTCTTTTAGCGGCTGGTGAAAAAGAAAGTAATATTAATATAGCAGACGCTCAAACTTGGCAACAAATCGAGGAATAGTATTATGGAAGATCAACCTAAAAAAGACCAACTTTTAATCAGCCTTTCTGATGAAAAAAAAGTTACCCAAGCTTTAGCTAAAGCCGTAAGAGAAGCTTTACGTAAACACAAACAAACTGGTAATTCGGTAGCTGTTTGGCGTGATGGCAAAGTTGTCTGGATACCGCCAGAAGAAATTAATTTGATAGAACAGCCATTAATAGATTGATGGATTGATTAGAGCGATCGCTTCTACTACCTCCGTGATTTACTAATAAATACAGAACAAAAACTTAAATAACACCAAACAATAAAATGGAAAAAATCACCAGATATCGCGGCAGTTTACTTGGCTTAGCAGTAGGCGATGCTGTAGGAACAACCCTCGAATTTAGATCGCCAGGAACCTTTACACCAATTAAAGATATGGTGGGAGGTGGCCCATTTCAACTAATACCTGGACAATGGACAGATGACACTTCAATGGCGCTTTGTTTAGCCGAAAGTTTAATTGAAAAACAAGGATTCGATCCAATTCATCAACTGCAAAAATATCTACAATGGTGTAATCAAGGACATCTCAGCAGCACCGGAGAATGTTTCGATATTGGCAACACTGTTCAACAAGCACTTTGGCGGTTTGAAGATACAGGCGAACCTTTTTGTGGTTCCATAGATCCCTTAAGTGCTGGTAATGGTTCAATCATGAGATTAGCACCAGTACCGCTATTTTATGCGGCTAATCCAGAGGATGCGATCGCTAAAGCCAAAGACAGTTCTCGCACCACTCACGGCGCTGCGACTGCTGTTGATGCTTGCCGATATTTAGCCGCTTTAATTGTGGGCGCAATTAACGGAATTAGCAAGGAAGAATTACTGGCAAATCGCTATTCTCCCATTCCTAACTATTGGGAAAACAACCCATTAGTAGAAGAAATAGATGAAATTGCTCAAGGTTCTTTCAAACATCGTCAACCCCCAGAAATCAAAGGTACAGGTTACGTAGTCAAATCTTTAGAAGCGGCATTGTGGGCATTTTATCACAGTAATTCTTTTGCTGAAGGTTGTTTGTTAGCCGTTAATTTAGGCGATGATGCTGATACAACTGGCGCAGTTTATGGGCAATTAGCCGGGGCGTTTTATGGAGAAGAAGGTATTCCGAAAACTTGGCGAGAAAAGTTAGCGAAACACGATTTAATTGTCTCAATGGCAGAACAAATTTTTGCTCTATGTTGGTAGTAGGTAATTGGAGAAAAAAATTACAACCCATTACCTACTACCTACTACCGATTAACAATATTAGTTATTTATCCCGATTTGCGGCTTAGGTAGGGAAGTAAAGTATTACCGATCGCCAGTATTATCAGCAAAGCATCTATCTGAATAAATTAATTTTGACTCAGGTAGTACCATTTTGGATAACTCATGGCAAAATATCCCTAAGTTTTACCTTACCCTGTTCTCCATTATCCCCTGCCTACCGCAATGAAACATTCTAAGCAAAGCTTACGCGATCGCAATAAGTTGCTAGAAGCCGTCAACACCGAAGTCCAAGCACGGCTGGAACAATCATTGCACAAAGCCATTCAGCTTCACATCCTCAAACAAGAAAAACCGCAACAAATACCGCGACTTTGGGATGTCGATGTCAAAATTGGCAAACGTCCAACCGTGAGATTATCGCCTCAAATTACCATCCCTCAAGTATTTAGACAGAGTAGCGGCAAATTACTAATTTTGGGTAGCCAAGGTGGTGGAAAAACTACCTGCTTATTAGAATTAGCAGAGGATTTAATCGAAATAGCTCAAGCTAATTTTGAACAACCTGTGCCACTTATTTTAAGCCTTGGTTCATGGAAAAACAATAAACAAAGTATTCCCGATTGGTTGATTTCGGAAATCAAATCTAAATACGATATTTCCCTAACTAGCATCAAATTATTAGTTAATAATCAACTCATTCTTCCCTTACTAGACGGATTAGATGAATTAGATTTAGGGCAGCAAGATTTATGCCTCAAAGCAATTAATCAATGGTTAAGTTCTGAAAATCGTCCCCAGAGTATTGCTGTTTGCTCAAAGTTAGAAGATTACAAAAAATGTCGGACTAAGTTACGCTTACATGGTGCTACTTTTTTACATCCTTTGCACGAACAGCAAATTCAAAAATATCTCATTGCTTGTAGAAGCAAAGAACTGTGGGAAGTTCTCAAAGATGAACCGCAATTCCTCGAATTAGCCAAAAATCCTTTACTGTTAAACATCATGATTTTGGCTTATGAAGAGTTACTTATTCAAGCTTGGAAAAGGCTGAACTCGGCTCAAGAACGACGCGAGTATTTGTTAAATGCTTATGTCCGACGAATGCTAACTTGGAATCTGAAATCTCGTTACTATAAGGAAGGAAAGGAACCAAGACCAGAAACAGCTAGATCTTCATTAGTTTATTTGGCAACCAAAATGAATACAGCTAAAGAAACGGAAGTCTCCCCCGATAAATTAGACCCATCTTGGCTGCAAACTTCTAGTCAAAAGTCTTTATATCGACTAGGAATGATTTTAACTTTCGGGGGAATTTTGGGGATGAAAAAGTATATTTTACGCCGTATTTTGAGCAAAAATAACTCTCTCCCCTGGAATTATTCTCAATTTTTCAATTATGTCAGCGAACGATTTTTATTGCAAAAGATCGATCGCAATTATCGCTTCGTTCATGAAATTCTCCAAGAGCACATTGCCAAAATGTAATGCAAGTTGCAGGGAGATGGGGGGATGGGGAGCAGGGGAGCAGGGGAGCAGGGGAGCAGGGGAGCAGGGGGGACAAGGGGACAAGGAGACAAGGAGAATTTTTACCTTTTACCTTTCTTCCCTTCTGCCTTCTGCCTTCTGCCTCCTGCCTTCCCTGTTCCCAAAACCAGGGTAAAATGCTTGTTTGGGGTTAAAGTACCCTGTCAATAACAAGAAGACTGTTAAATTTACCAAATGACCAAAACTTACACAGTTGAAATTCAACACCAAGGCGAGACTCACACTCTGCAAGTACCAGAAGACAAAAAGATTCTGCTTGCTGCTTTTGCTGCGGGAATAGATTTGCCCAGTTCTTGCAATGCTGGAGTGTGCACAACTTGTGCGGCGCAAATTTTATCAGGAGAAGTAGATCAGACAGATGGGATGGGCGTTAGTCCTGAACTTCAGAAAAAAGGCTATGTTTTACTTTGCGTCGCTTATCCACGTTCCGATTTAAAGATTGTGACTGAGAAAGAAGACGAAGTTTATGATTTACAATTTGGACAGCCACAGAAGTAATAGAAAGTAATGACTACGCACTTTATCACTGCCGAAATCGATCTCCAAGAATCTCCTGCTAAATTGCATGAAGAAATAGTCGCAGAATTGGAAAAACGTGGAGAACCTCTACGTTGGGCAATTACTAATGTAGATGTCAAAGAAGAGAAAGCGACTGTCGAAGCGATCGTCACCACAACCACCGAATTAGCGAAAGATTAACTTTGTTTCAGCGTCCTTATACAGTTGTATTGCTTGTCCCCACAGGGATTGGGGCGGCAATTGGTGGCTATGCGGGGGATGCCTTGCCAGTGGCGAGGGCGATCGCTTCTGTATGCGATCGCCTCATCACTCATCCCAACGTCCTCAACGGAGCCATGTTATATTGGCCAATGCCCAATGCTTTCTATGTTGAAGGCTACGCTTTAGATCAATTTGCTGCCGGGAATTGGGGACTATCCCCAGTACATCAAAACCGCATTGGCTTAATTCTCGATCGCGCGATCGAACCAGAACTACAACTCAGACAGCTACAAGCCGCTGATGCTGCCAGAGCTACATTAGGATTAAATCTTACCGAATATATAGTTACCGACGCACCTTTAGGTGTGGAACTGCGAATTTCTCGATCGGGAATATCCTGGGGAACGATCGCCAACCCTGATAGTTTACTCCGAGCCGCAGAAAAATTAATTACTCAGGCTAGAGCCGAAGCGATCGCAGTCGTCGCCCGTTTCCCCGAAGATATCGAAAACCTCGCCCAAGACAACTACCGCCAAGGCAAAGGCATAGATCCGATCGCAGGTGCCGAAGCCGTAATCAGTCATTTAATAGTCAGAACCTTTCAAATACCCTGCGCCCACGCCCCCGCCCTCAACTCCTACCCCCCCGAACCCAACCTTTCCCCCCGTTCCGCCGCCGAAGAAATCGGCTACACCTTCCTACCCTGCGTCTTAGTCGGCTTAAGCCGCGCCCCGCAGTTCTTGGGCAGGGGGGCAGGGGGGCAGGGGGGCAGGGGGGCAGAGAGTGAAAATTCCCCAGTACCCAGTCCCCAGTACCCAGTCCCCAGTCCCCAGTCCCTAACAGACATTTGGGCTAACCAAGTAGATGCCTTAGTCGTACCCGCAACCGCTTGTGGTGGTAGTGCTACATTGAGTTTCAGCCAACAGGGAGTGCAAATTATTGCCGTTGCAGAAAACCAAACCCAGATTCAAGTCCCCCCAGAACCGCTGGGTATGAAAGTATTGCGAGTAAACTCATATTTAGAGGCATTGGGCGTTTTAGTCGCCCATAAAGCAGGTATTGATCCATCTGCTCTTAGCCCAGCCATCTCGTCCATTCGTAGTCTTTAGAAAAAACTGGTGAAAGATCCCTTACAAAACGAACCGGAAATTGAACCCTTGACGCGCTCCCAACTATTAGTTGCTATGGGAGTAACGGCTGTAATCTTGTTGGTAGTTGCGAAAATATGGTTACAGTTAGGTTCTGTTTCCCTTTTATCTATCAAATTCACAGGATTCGACGCATTATTAGGCTTAGCTATAGCCTGCTTCATTAGTGGTGCTAGTTCTTTAATTTATCGTCTGTGGCCTGCTTATCGCAAAAGTGCTGATTTATATTTGAGTTTGGTGCTAAAACCTTTATTGTGGCCCGATTTAATTTGGCTGGGATTATTACCCGGTTTAAGTGAAGAGTTGTTGTTTCGCGGCGTAATGTTACCTGCTTTGGGTTTGGATACTTCTGGCTTGGTGGTATCAAGCCTCTGTTTTGGCATTCTCCATTTAAGTGGTTGGGAACAGTGGCCTTACGCAATTTGGGCAACAGTGGTAGGGTTACTTTTGGGCTTCAGTGCGATCGCCACAGGTAATTTATTGGTGCCGATTGTCGCTCACATTTTGACTAATTTACTTTCTAGTTTCCTGTGGAAGCTAGATAAGGGGGGAACCTCAAATTCTCTAAACTAAATCTCGACTTGCTCCCCTGCCCCCAATTTCCTGTGATGACAATTAATTAGCCATGCTGGGGGTGTAGGGAATGACACCTCACCCCAACTTTAACAATCTGTGGTTTATTTGTATTTAAGGATGCTTGTTAGAGGCAAAAATACATAGAAGTTTGGCTCTAGTAGGTTTCTTTTTTAAAGGTGCTTTTTTTGGGCGTTATATCTAGAC is drawn from Phormidium ambiguum IAM M-71 and contains these coding sequences:
- a CDS encoding DUF1802 family protein, producing MLQIKLDTAIKLPVPDVEALIQGRMITAMPKMFITPGRVFALCPTDVSTNLLPPEQYYRSNFLPIAQTAITQLNSEKVTIKAWARCELCQMLDNSNSLEIFSQLTIWKKEALQQILSQKPYIFLTHLRVYLSPEPLEISANTQEQFTVLPRSWSVTDASPVMSETAFSKRRHQLENQIPPLHPELEELQSQVAQIAITNPDAEKLEQHIKAFLGWKINPNINSLKIELAWIKTINDLGNATTGGNYQKGTAFEQIVHKSLSFLGFEIDPNAKGGAGGMDLFCLKPYPLVGECKAGQGMPDATSEELIRIGRRHLGKETFEEAVKLIIGPGQPKKQILATAKEFKISIMSPMTLQELVELQAKYPGSVNLIELKPYLEAGQIDYKMKEYIDKVNKEIKLRSHLVTLIKNYLENTRMDSAGVEALHGAYFGSNPPQPLTTSEMREILIELSSPLTGYLGRKKGSDGSDRFYYLRDLPVK
- a CDS encoding zeta toxin family protein, with translation MPNLIVIAGPNGAGKSTVAPALLQGTLRVNEFVNADAIAQGLSAFAPERVAFQAGRIMLERLEQLANQQVNFAFETTLASRTFAPWIANLQQTGYLFNLIFLWLPSAEMAIARVQQRVTQGGHNVPKETIQRRYEAGIRNFFELYRPLADSWFFYDNPNTANPRLLAAGEKESNINIADAQTWQQIEE
- a CDS encoding ADP-ribosylglycohydrolase family protein — its product is MEKITRYRGSLLGLAVGDAVGTTLEFRSPGTFTPIKDMVGGGPFQLIPGQWTDDTSMALCLAESLIEKQGFDPIHQLQKYLQWCNQGHLSSTGECFDIGNTVQQALWRFEDTGEPFCGSIDPLSAGNGSIMRLAPVPLFYAANPEDAIAKAKDSSRTTHGAATAVDACRYLAALIVGAINGISKEELLANRYSPIPNYWENNPLVEEIDEIAQGSFKHRQPPEIKGTGYVVKSLEAALWAFYHSNSFAEGCLLAVNLGDDADTTGAVYGQLAGAFYGEEGIPKTWREKLAKHDLIVSMAEQIFALCW
- a CDS encoding NACHT domain-containing protein, producing MKHSKQSLRDRNKLLEAVNTEVQARLEQSLHKAIQLHILKQEKPQQIPRLWDVDVKIGKRPTVRLSPQITIPQVFRQSSGKLLILGSQGGGKTTCLLELAEDLIEIAQANFEQPVPLILSLGSWKNNKQSIPDWLISEIKSKYDISLTSIKLLVNNQLILPLLDGLDELDLGQQDLCLKAINQWLSSENRPQSIAVCSKLEDYKKCRTKLRLHGATFLHPLHEQQIQKYLIACRSKELWEVLKDEPQFLELAKNPLLLNIMILAYEELLIQAWKRLNSAQERREYLLNAYVRRMLTWNLKSRYYKEGKEPRPETARSSLVYLATKMNTAKETEVSPDKLDPSWLQTSSQKSLYRLGMILTFGGILGMKKYILRRILSKNNSLPWNYSQFFNYVSERFLLQKIDRNYRFVHEILQEHIAKM
- a CDS encoding 2Fe-2S iron-sulfur cluster-binding protein; translation: MTKTYTVEIQHQGETHTLQVPEDKKILLAAFAAGIDLPSSCNAGVCTTCAAQILSGEVDQTDGMGVSPELQKKGYVLLCVAYPRSDLKIVTEKEDEVYDLQFGQPQK
- a CDS encoding DUF3326 domain-containing protein codes for the protein MFQRPYTVVLLVPTGIGAAIGGYAGDALPVARAIASVCDRLITHPNVLNGAMLYWPMPNAFYVEGYALDQFAAGNWGLSPVHQNRIGLILDRAIEPELQLRQLQAADAARATLGLNLTEYIVTDAPLGVELRISRSGISWGTIANPDSLLRAAEKLITQARAEAIAVVARFPEDIENLAQDNYRQGKGIDPIAGAEAVISHLIVRTFQIPCAHAPALNSYPPEPNLSPRSAAEEIGYTFLPCVLVGLSRAPQFLGRGAGGQGGRGAESENSPVPSPQYPVPSPQSLTDIWANQVDALVVPATACGGSATLSFSQQGVQIIAVAENQTQIQVPPEPLGMKVLRVNSYLEALGVLVAHKAGIDPSALSPAISSIRSL
- a CDS encoding CPBP family intramembrane glutamic endopeptidase, with the translated sequence MKDPLQNEPEIEPLTRSQLLVAMGVTAVILLVVAKIWLQLGSVSLLSIKFTGFDALLGLAIACFISGASSLIYRLWPAYRKSADLYLSLVLKPLLWPDLIWLGLLPGLSEELLFRGVMLPALGLDTSGLVVSSLCFGILHLSGWEQWPYAIWATVVGLLLGFSAIATGNLLVPIVAHILTNLLSSFLWKLDKGGTSNSLN